The nucleotide window GGCCCAGTACGTCTCCAGGGCCGCGGTGGCCGTGACGAACGCGGGGTTGTTGCCGCGGAAGGTGCCGTTGTGCTCGCCGGGCTCCCAGATGTCCAGCTCGGGCTTGAACAGGCAGAGGGACATGGGCAGTCCGTAGCCGCTGATCGACTTCGAGACGGTGACGATGTCGGGGGTGATGCCGGCCTCCTCGAAGGAGAAGAAGGCGCCGGTCCGTCCGCAGCCCATCTGGATGTCGTCGACGATGAGCAGCATGTCCTGGCGCGCGCAGAGCTCGGCGAGCGCGCGCAGCCACTCGGGACGCGCGACATTGATGCCGCCCTCGCCCTGTACGGTCTCCACGATCACGGCGGCCGGCTTGTTGAGCCCGGAGCCCTGGTCCTCCAGGAGCCGCTCGAACCACAGGAAGTCCGGGACCCTGCCGTCGAAGTAGTTGTCGAACGGCATGGGCGTGCCGTGGACGAGCGGAATCCCTGCGCCGGCCCGCTTGAAGGCGTTGCCGGTGACGGCCAACGACCCCAGCGACATCCCGTGGAAGGCGTTGGTGAACGACACGATGGCCTCGCGCCCCTTCACCTTCCGCGCCAGCTTCAGCGCGGACTCCACGGCGTTGGTGCCGGTCGGCCCCGGGAACATGACCTTGTAGGGCAGGTCGCGCGGGCGCAGCACCAGGTTCTGGAAGGACTCCAGGAACGCGCGCTTGGCGCTCGTCGACATGTCGAGGCCGTGGGTGACGCCGTCGCGCTCCAGATAGTCGATGAGGGCGCGTTTGAGTACGGGGTTGTTGTGGCCGTAGTTGAGTGATCCGGCGCCCGCGAAGAAGTCGAGATACGCGTGGCCGTCCTCGTCGTACATCCGGCTGCCCTGCGCGCGGTCGAAGACCGTGGGCCAGCCGCGGCAGTAGCTGCGCACCTCCGACTCCAGGGTCTCGAAGACGCTGAGGTCGGGCTGGGTGATGGTCACGGTGAATCGCTCCTCAGGAGGACGAATTGGTCAACGGGCCTATGCGGTAAAGGACTTCGGGGTCGTGCGGGCCGTCCGGGAACAGCTCCGTGTCGAACAGCACCTCCCGCTCGACGGCGGCCGAGTGCCGCTCGGCGAACGAGGTGAACAGCCGCTCGGAGGCGGTGTTGCCCGGGGTGATCGTCGTCTCGACGGTGGTCAGCCCGCGCTCGGCGCCGAGCCGCGCGGTCAGCGCGTCGAGCAGCGCGGCGGCGAGCCCCCGTCCCCGGTGACGCTCGTCGACCGCGACCTGCCAGACGAGCAGGGTGCGCGGGCGTTCCGGCCGCACATAGCCGGTGACGAACCCGACGGGCTCCCCGTCCCTCCCGCGCGCCACCGCCGAGGTGCCGGCGAAGTCACGGCACCACAGCAGATAGCTGTAGGAGGAGTTCAGATCGAGCGTCCGGGATTCCTTGGCGATACGCCATAGTGCGGCCCCGTCCGCTACCGACGGGCGGTCGATGCGCAGGTCTGCTTGTACGGCTTGCACGGCAGTCATGTGGCTTGAATTTACCGAGCGGAATTCTTAATTGCATTCCCGCTCGGGGTTATGAACGGGCCCCTTGTGTGTTATCGCGCGGGCGCGGGTGGGTGCGCGGCTCGGCG belongs to Streptomyces graminofaciens and includes:
- the ectB gene encoding diaminobutyrate--2-oxoglutarate transaminase codes for the protein MTITQPDLSVFETLESEVRSYCRGWPTVFDRAQGSRMYDEDGHAYLDFFAGAGSLNYGHNNPVLKRALIDYLERDGVTHGLDMSTSAKRAFLESFQNLVLRPRDLPYKVMFPGPTGTNAVESALKLARKVKGREAIVSFTNAFHGMSLGSLAVTGNAFKRAGAGIPLVHGTPMPFDNYFDGRVPDFLWFERLLEDQGSGLNKPAAVIVETVQGEGGINVARPEWLRALAELCARQDMLLIVDDIQMGCGRTGAFFSFEEAGITPDIVTVSKSISGYGLPMSLCLFKPELDIWEPGEHNGTFRGNNPAFVTATAALETYWADGSAMEKQTRARGEQVEQGLIAICEENPADVREYRGRGLVWGMEFHDKGRAGRVARRAFDLGLLVETSGPEGEVLKLLPALTVTPEELDEGMSVLARAVRETV
- the ectA gene encoding diaminobutyrate acetyltransferase, producing MQAVQADLRIDRPSVADGAALWRIAKESRTLDLNSSYSYLLWCRDFAGTSAVARGRDGEPVGFVTGYVRPERPRTLLVWQVAVDERHRGRGLAAALLDALTARLGAERGLTTVETTITPGNTASERLFTSFAERHSAAVEREVLFDTELFPDGPHDPEVLYRIGPLTNSSS